One window of Calypte anna isolate BGI_N300 chromosome 9, bCalAnn1_v1.p, whole genome shotgun sequence genomic DNA carries:
- the ALG3 gene encoding dol-P-Man:Man(5)GlcNAc(2)-PP-Dol alpha-1,3-mannosyltransferase isoform X1: MAAGLRRAWRAVLLEPSYTPLVAACLCLAESGVNFWVIRRVPYTEIDWKAYMQEVEGFANGTLDYTKLKGDTGPLVYPAGFVYIFLGLYYVTGHGADVRLAQYLFAGLYLLNLLLVFRIYCRTNEVPPYVFFFMCCASYRIHSIFVLRLFNDPVAMAILFLAINLFLEEHWSWGCFFFSLAVSVKMNILLFAPGLLFLLLQRFGLLGCIPKLCICALLQVVLGLPFLLVNPMGYLTRSFDLGRQFQFKWTVNWRFLPEEVFQNRAFHVTLLLAHLAGLGLFALHRWHSSKESILVLLKDPGERKHTSPPLTVNKIIFVLFSSNFLGVCCSRSLHYQFYVWYFHTLPYLLWCTPTSKITHMPKYVLPGRGTPSSAEGSGSKGGLLPLPPYLPRTDPAPALVWHGPLIGTTPPPAKQEAHSHLQEGPLRV; the protein is encoded by the exons ATGGCGGCGGGGCTGCGGCGAGCCTGGCGGGCGGTGCTGCTGGAGCCCAGCTACACCCCGCTGGTGGCCGCTTGCCTCTGCCTGGCCGAGAGCGGTGTCAACTTCTGGGTCATCCGAAGGGTTCCCT ACACGGAGATCGACTGGAAGGCCTACATGCAGGAGGTGGAGGGCTTCGCCAACGGGACCCTGGACTACACCAAGCTGAAGGGGGATACCGGGCCACTGGT CTACCCCGCTGGTTTTGTCTACATCTTTTTGGGGCTGTACTATGTCACGGGCCACGGGGCTGATGTCCGCCTGGCACAGTACCTCTTTGCTGGTCTCTACCTCCTCAACCTTCTCCTCGTCTTCCGCATCTACTGCCGGACCAACGAG GTCCCCCCgtatgttttcttcttcatgtgCTGCGCCTCGTACCGCATCCACTCCATCTTTGTCCTGCGGCTCTTTAATGACCCCGTGGCCATGGCCATCCTTTTCCTCGCCATTAACCTCTTCCTGGAGGAGCACTGGTCCTGGGGCTGCTTCTTCTTCAG CCTGGCTGTGTCTGTGAAGATGAACATCCTGCTATTTGCTCCTGgacttctcttcctcctcctccaacgGTTCGGTCTCCTGGGATGCATTCCCAAGCTCTGCATCTGTGCCCTGCTCCAG GTGGTTCTGGGGCTGCCCTTCCTGCTGGTGAACCCCATGGGGTACCTGACTCGTTCCTTTGACCTGGGTCGCCAGTTCCAGTTCAAATGGACAGTGAACTGGCGCTTCCTCCCAGAAGAGGTTTTCCAGAATCGGGCTTTCCATGTCACACTGCTCCTGGCTCACCTGGCTGGCCTGGGGCTCTTTGCACTACATCGGTGGCACAG TTCCAAAGAGAGCATCCTGGTTCTGCTGAAGGATCCAGGTGAAAGGAAACACacatcccctcccttgaccgTCAACA AGATCATCTTCGTCCTCTTCTCCTCCAACTTCCTGGGTGTCTGCTGCAGTCGCTCCCTCCACTATCAGTTCTATGTCTGGTACTTCCACACACTGCCCTACCTGCTCTGGTGCACCCCTACCTCTAAGATCACCCACATGCCCAAGTAtgtgctgccagggaggggaaCCCCCTCATCTGCAGAGGGCTCAGGGAGCAAGGGAGGCTTG ctccctctccctccATATCTGCCACGGACTgatcctgctccagctctggtATGGCACGGCCCCCTCATTGGCACCACACCCCCCCCAGCCAAGCAGGAGGCCCACAGCCATCTCCAAGAAGGCCCACTGAGAGTGTGA
- the CAMK2N2 gene encoding calcium/calmodulin-dependent protein kinase II inhibitor 2, with protein MSQVLPYGEDKVGRYGAEPEAGELPFSCRLQDTNAFFGGNQGKRPPKLGQIGRAKRVVIEDDRIDEVLKGMTEKSPPGV; from the exons ATGTCGCAGGTGCTGCCCTACGGCGAGGACAAGGTGGGCCGCTACGGCGCCGAGCCCGAGGCAGGGGAGCTGCCCTTCAGCTGCCGCCTGCAGGACACCAACGCCTTCTTCGGGGGCAACCAGGGCAAGCGGCCCCCGAAGCTGGGACAGATCGGCCGCGCCAAGAGAG TGGTGATCGAGGATGACCGGATAGACGAGGTGCTCAAGGGCATGACGGAGAAGTCGCCGCCGGGGGTGTAA
- the ALG3 gene encoding dol-P-Man:Man(5)GlcNAc(2)-PP-Dol alpha-1,3-mannosyltransferase isoform X2 — MAAGLRRAWRAVLLEPSYTPLVAACLCLAESGVNFWVIRRVPYTEIDWKAYMQEVEGFANGTLDYTKLKGDTGPLVYPAGFVYIFLGLYYVTGHGADVRLAQYLFAGLYLLNLLLVFRIYCRTNEVPPYVFFFMCCASYRIHSIFVLRLFNDPVAMAILFLAINLFLEEHWSWGCFFFSLAVSVKMNILLFAPGLLFLLLQRFGLLGCIPKLCICALLQVVLGLPFLLVNPMGYLTRSFDLGRQFQFKWTVNWRFLPEEVFQNRAFHVTLLLAHLAGLGLFALHRWHSSKESILVLLKDPGERKHTSPPLTVNKIIFVLFSSNFLGVCCSRSLHYQFYVWYFHTLPYLLWCTPTSKITHMPKVLLLGVIELCWNTYPSTVCSSLSLHICHGLILLQLWYGTAPSLAPHPPQPSRRPTAISKKAH, encoded by the exons ATGGCGGCGGGGCTGCGGCGAGCCTGGCGGGCGGTGCTGCTGGAGCCCAGCTACACCCCGCTGGTGGCCGCTTGCCTCTGCCTGGCCGAGAGCGGTGTCAACTTCTGGGTCATCCGAAGGGTTCCCT ACACGGAGATCGACTGGAAGGCCTACATGCAGGAGGTGGAGGGCTTCGCCAACGGGACCCTGGACTACACCAAGCTGAAGGGGGATACCGGGCCACTGGT CTACCCCGCTGGTTTTGTCTACATCTTTTTGGGGCTGTACTATGTCACGGGCCACGGGGCTGATGTCCGCCTGGCACAGTACCTCTTTGCTGGTCTCTACCTCCTCAACCTTCTCCTCGTCTTCCGCATCTACTGCCGGACCAACGAG GTCCCCCCgtatgttttcttcttcatgtgCTGCGCCTCGTACCGCATCCACTCCATCTTTGTCCTGCGGCTCTTTAATGACCCCGTGGCCATGGCCATCCTTTTCCTCGCCATTAACCTCTTCCTGGAGGAGCACTGGTCCTGGGGCTGCTTCTTCTTCAG CCTGGCTGTGTCTGTGAAGATGAACATCCTGCTATTTGCTCCTGgacttctcttcctcctcctccaacgGTTCGGTCTCCTGGGATGCATTCCCAAGCTCTGCATCTGTGCCCTGCTCCAG GTGGTTCTGGGGCTGCCCTTCCTGCTGGTGAACCCCATGGGGTACCTGACTCGTTCCTTTGACCTGGGTCGCCAGTTCCAGTTCAAATGGACAGTGAACTGGCGCTTCCTCCCAGAAGAGGTTTTCCAGAATCGGGCTTTCCATGTCACACTGCTCCTGGCTCACCTGGCTGGCCTGGGGCTCTTTGCACTACATCGGTGGCACAG TTCCAAAGAGAGCATCCTGGTTCTGCTGAAGGATCCAGGTGAAAGGAAACACacatcccctcccttgaccgTCAACA AGATCATCTTCGTCCTCTTCTCCTCCAACTTCCTGGGTGTCTGCTGCAGTCGCTCCCTCCACTATCAGTTCTATGTCTGGTACTTCCACACACTGCCCTACCTGCTCTGGTGCACCCCTACCTCTAAGATCACCCACATGCCCAA ggtgctgctgctgggtgtgaTCGagctctgctggaacacctaCCCCTCCACTGtctgcagctccctctccctccATATCTGCCACGGACTgatcctgctccagctctggtATGGCACGGCCCCCTCATTGGCACCACACCCCCCCCAGCCAAGCAGGAGGCCCACAGCCATCTCCAAGAAGGCCCACTGA
- the LOC103528142 gene encoding PHD finger protein 13, protein MSPQNSTGSTQDSDSWSSSQSSDCHALTDDRRSRNAVTRGAVDNSLLMSCPAFPTGFYDVRPQQTKRKKPPVKKLILDEEVVKKVPLSTGKSFGAEQNRVKEPAVLEGQVPPVKEQLLDPSLNPSGDPQPNCLLEELVKEEKDWMHGAQGTEKPSNDSQLQEHEAFSGGRKSPGSCSTLDQSEGEDASRGSSQISAVEFSAAPNTKAEDDDAWDLITCFCLKPFAGRPMIECNECATWIHLSCAKIRKSNVPEVFICQRCRDAKQEIRRSNRARTVPRKRFCD, encoded by the exons ATGAGTCCCCAGAACAGCACAGGAAGCACTCAGGACAGTGATAGCTGGTCCTCATCCCAATCCTCTGACTGCCATGCCCTGACAGATGACAGGAGGAGCAGGAATGCTGTGACCAGGGGGGCTGTGGACAACAGCCTGCTCATGAGCTGCCCTGCTTTCCCCACTGGCTTCTACGATGTCCGACCCCAGCAAACCAAACGGAAGAAACCACCAGTGAAGAAACTCATTTTGGACGAGGAGGTGGTGAAGAAAGTGCCACTGAGCACTGGGAAGAGCTTTGGGGCAGAGCAGAACAGGGTAAAGGAGCCAGCTGTACTGGAGGGACAGGTGCCTCCTGTGAAAGAGCAGCTCTTGGACCCTTCCCTCAACCCATCTGGAGACCCACAGCCCAATTGCCTCCTGGAAGAGCTggtgaaagaggagaaggaCTGGATGCATGGAGCACAGGGGACTGAGAAGCCTTCAAATGATTCTCAGCTACAAGAGCACGAAGCTTTCTCTGGAGGGAGGAAAAGCCCTGGTTCTTGCAGTACCTTGGACCAGAGTGAGGGAGAAGATGCGAGCAGAGGGAGCTCACAGATAAGTG CAGTCGAATTTTCAGCAGCTCCCAACACCAAAGCAGAAG ATGATGATGCTTGGGATCTGATCACCTGCTTCTGCCTAAAGCCCTTTGCAGGGAGGCCCATGATCGAGTGTAATGAATGCGCTACCTGGATCCACCTCTCTTGTGCCAAGATCCGCAAATCCAACGTGCCTGAGGTTTTCATCTGCCAGCGGTGCCGCGATGCCAAGCAGGAGATCCGCCGCTCCAACCGAGCTCGGACAGTGCCCCGCAAGCGTTTCTGTGACTGA
- the EEF1AKMT4 gene encoding EEF1A lysine methyltransferase 4: MANRRYRQRRFWDKLYRQEGAEPREWLGGLSRFFPQLEAELRPDDHILVLGCGNSALSHDLHELGYTRVTSIDFSPACIAAMRTRYAHCPGLRWAVMDIRALSFPDATFDVVLEKGTLDVLMVEETDPWNVSPQATAAMHRVLTEVSRVLRPGGCFISITFAQPHFRKPHYAQEAFGWSLRHVTCGDQDGDTGTFHYFLYLMRKGQPLDGPDLALGRRLHQPPSPPTTLPPAPPDDDEDYLFAIQL, from the exons ATGGCCAACCGCCGGTACCGGCAGCGCCGCTTCTGGGATAAGCTGTACCGGCAGGAGGGTGCCGAGCCCCGCGAGTGGCTGGGCGGGTTGTCCCGCTTCTTCCCgcagctggaagctgagctGCGTCCCGATGATCACATCCTCGTCCTCG GCTGCGGCAACAGTGCCCTGAGCCACGACCTGCACGAGTTGGGCTACACCCGTGTCACCAGCATCGACTTCTCCCCGGCCTGCATTGCCGCCATGCGCACCCGCTATGCCCACTGCCCCGGCCTGCGCTGGGCCGTCATGGACATCCGtgccctctccttccctgaCGCCACCTTCGATGTTGTGCTGGAGAAAGGCACCCTTGATGTCCTGATGGTGGAGGAGACTGACCCGTGGAATGTCTCACCTCAGGCCACTGCTGCCATGCACCGGGTGCTGACGGAG gtgaGCCGGGTGCTGCGCCCAGGGGGCTGCTTCATCTCCATCACCTTTGCCCAGCCCCACTTCCGCAAGCCCCACTATGCCCAGGAGGCCTTCGGCTGGTCACTGCGCCACGTCACCTGCGGGGACCAGGATGGTGACACCGGCACCTTCCATTACTTCCTCTACCTCATGCGCAAGGGACAGCCCCTGGATGGCCCTGACCTGGCCCTGGGGCGCCGGCTGcaccagccccccagcccccccaccaCACTGCCCCCTGCCCCCCCGGACGATGATGAAGACTATCTCTTTGCCATCCAGCTGTGA
- the LOC115598780 gene encoding uncharacterized protein LOC115598780, translating to MGRPRKEPTSTSSPRPATAASKTIPAAPPPSASATRAKATGTSSRSRSTPAAGAAAPGCGQGAKPDAPQPRPSASQRTPGNARDQPKASTGSYSATQKKSPAAKGATGPAKAAPRPQKQQSGADPSGAWDRFLPSLKNQDISWVEEETRGQRSNPKWYEWRENRITASVAPKIANSRFANGKTDEVPQSYLKAVMNSSPKVRTPAMSWGIRNEKAAVEAYEELKSQAEGKQVRVEDCGLFIHREKNWIAASPDGVIKEAATGKALGLLEVKCPYKHRNRTVREACKDKDFCLEMDGDSYALKKNHAYFTQVQCQLAAAGFQRADFVVHTTKETAVVPVEFDAKFWGQTEPKLEKFYMEAVIPHLEGKASGSVWAKEE from the coding sequence ATGGGGAGACCCAGGAAGGAGCCCACCAGCACATCCTCCCCTCGTCCGGCCACGGCTGCTTCTAAAACCATCCCCGCTGCTCCACCACCTTCTGCCTCGGCCACCCGGGCCAAGGCCACGGGCACAAGCAGCCGATCAAGGAGCactccagctgctggggctgctgcccccGGCTGTGGGCAGGGGGCAAAGCCAGACGCCCCTCAGCCGAGACCGTCAGCATCCCAGAGAACCCCAGGAAATGCCAGGGACCAACCCAAAGCATCCACTGGGAGTTACTCTGCAACCCAGAAGAAGTCACCTGCTGCCAAAGGAGCCACTGGTCCAGCCAAAGCTGCTCCACGACCACAGAAGCAGCAGTCTGGGGCTGACCCAAGTGGGGCCTGGGACCGGTTCCTGCCTTCCCTAAAGAACCAGGACATCTCATGGGTGGAGGAGGAGACCCGGGGCCAGCGAAGCAACCCCAAGTGGTACGAGTGGCGGGAGAACCGCATCACTGCCTCCGTTGCTCCCAAGATCGCCAACAGCAGGTTTGCCAACGGCAAGACGGATGAGGTGCCCCAGTCCTACCTGAAGGCAGTAATGAACTCCAGCCCCAAGGTGCGGACGCCTGCCATGTCCTGGGGTATCCGCAACGAGAAGGCGGCAGTGGAGGCCTACGAGGAGCTGAAGTCACAGGCAGAGGGCAAGCAGGTGCGGGTGGAGGACTGTGGCCTCTTCATTCACCGGGAGAAGAACTGGATTGCTGCCAGCCCAGATGGTGTCATCAAGGAGGCAGCCACTGGGAaggccctggggctgctggaagtGAAGTGTCCCTACAAGCACAGGAACAGGACGGTTCGTGAGGCCTGCAAGGATAAGGATTTCTGCCTAGAGATGGATGGGGACTCCTATGCCCTGAAGAAGAATCATGCCTACTTCACCCAGGTCCAGTGtcagctggcagctgctggcttCCAACGGGCTGACTTTGTGGTGCACACCACCAAGGAGACAGCTGTGGTCCCTGTGGAGTTTGATGCCAAGTTCTGGGGGCAGACAGAGCCTAAGCTAGAGAAGTTTTACATGGAGGCAGTGATTCCCCACCTGGAGGGGAAGGCAAGTGGCTCTGTCTGGGCCAAAGAGGAGTAG
- the VWA5B2 gene encoding von Willebrand factor A domain-containing protein 5B2, which yields MPGLYALSSWEALPLKSSKVKACASGFSLSITAHLVYTNIHEKPVEGIFIYPLEESEVVSGFEAVVGSRRVTFQVQNRHRVQDCCLQCSHSPGRPHRCASGHLVLDEDTERSTFIMATGTLCPAESLAATLSTVQEVATLPDGALRLLLPPVLMPRVPAIPESEPASLCDDRLALCPTSCFRGPARSQSSPVAPVESVDIFKGRPCNPFPYEFAFELLVKGPCLLAGLESPSHALRADADPWASSATTTCVTLAEPHRYDRDLEIILYPCEPHHPHLVMEDGTMTYPEYEAHIRSRRDYIRITRKDGSGERQVAFVQKRFHKDIFPNPVLMLNFCPVVEGVPGDLQSITREVIFLVDCSSTMNGPDLDKVKEALLVATKSLPSGTLINIAGFGAEIKPLFPSSRICSNETLRCACKHLGGLRADLGGTNLLAALGWVLAQPLHHGYPRQLFLFTGAAVGSTGRILRLLRRQASTVRCFSFGMGLQACRRLLKGMAKVSRGRAEFLSPAERLQPKLIKSLKKAIEPAISDITIDWYVPDSMEALLSPTELPALYPGDRLVSYCVLYSIAHFRDRRPPGRDGVHRGSAFHEEVPSARESHRPPRSTLELGDVSMELSAGGTEVSERSTDPVSGGDIWKRIYHPSYIQEQYVLTHCSVSTDRSRGLLSHSSTSSESTGSRDMAPEGGSLAPSADATSQQGQKSLSLCESSTKSAPLPSAQAGPKVTVSLSTDELTRRKKALARTALAGRSFSSPHGELDAHRLCQALEKVSQKRNQSLEGQLDKLGPQTQQLQLSTVESNNLLSPTHLDWDMLVEPSYLFSASPAPEPREPSPGNASLPLCCQVVIHALRAGKPVSWEVTASLEPLLQPPKGLGREDPPRQVAKAWDKPLHHLAARSIIRDNENAAQREAELEQGFARRFRLKAMQTSKACNVPSLYTRLVPVDGATQAALPAAPEVWGTAGLASRAQAVMAGSWHHRSSSTGLGQQRDAEEQDEAVVAAVRDGTPGSPASASSPTYSWEKQNCINGPPTNPSTTSMGSQKSTESLAGSRFSLSRRRGPSLALRPQCLSPGSERSSDHVSHDYLPLVQLQQARGPFQLTESFSEVVQITLDRLRRASPYASHRASLSPTSPGARSSPEAGPGDEEGEEPVAVPQTSSPPSRSTCSEVPSTGVWAQADSGHGSESDTGPHSSAPSEAGVSWQEPGPEDLESASWATAVALAWLEHRCAGFFEEWELVAAKADAWLQAQQLPEGMDVGCLKGAARHLFLLLRHWDENIKLNMLCYNPNNV from the exons ATGCCAGGCCTGTATGCCCTCTCCTCCTGGGAGGCTCTGCCCCTGAAGAGCTCCAAGGTGAAGGCTTGTGCCAGCGGCTTCtccctcagcatcactgctcaCCTCGTGTACACCAACATCCACGAGAAGCCTGTGGAAG GCATCTTCATCTACCCTCTGGAGGAGTCGGAGGTGGTGTCTGGCTTTGAGGCGGTGGTGGGCAGCCGGCGGGTTACATTCCAGGTCCAGAACCGCCACAGGGTGCAGGACTGCTGCCTCCAGTGCAGCCACAGCCCTGGCCGGCCACATCGCTGTGCCAGCG gccaccTTGTTCTGGATGAAGACACGGAACGTTCCACTTTCATCATGGCCACGGGCACACTGTGCCCAGCAGAGAGCCTGGCTGCCACCCTCAGCACAGTGCAGGAGGTGGCCACGCTGCCCGACGGAGCCCTACGCCTCCTCCTACCCCCCGTCCTCATGCCCCGCGTCCCTGCCATCCCTGAGAGCGAGCCGGCAAGCTTGTGTGACGACAGGTTGGCCCTATG CCCCACCAGCTGTTTCAGGGGACCAGCCCGAAGCCAGTCATCCCCTGTAGCACCTGTGGAGAGCGTAGACATCTTTAAGGGACGGCCCTGCAACCCTTTTCCTTATGAGTTTGCCTTCGAGTTGCTGGTGAAGGGCCCCTGCTTGCTTGCAG GGCTGGAGAGCCCATCCCATGCCCTACGGGCCGACGCCGACCCCTGGgccagctctgccaccaccacctGTGTCACCCTGGCCGAGCCCCACCGCTACGACAGGGATCTGGAGATCATCCTCTATCCCTGTG AGCCCCACCACCCTCACCTGGTGATGGAGGACGGCACCATGACGTACCCTGAGTATGAGGCCCACATCCGGAGCCGCCGGGATTACATACGGATCACCAGGAAGGATGGCAGTGGCGAGAGACAG GTGGCTTTTGTGCAGAAGCGTTTCCACAAAGACATCTTCCCCAACCCCGTGCTGATGCTGAACTTCTGCCCGGTGGTGGAGGGTGTCCCTGGGGACCTGCAGAGCATCACCCGTGAGGTCATCTTCCTTGTAGACTGCAGCAGCACCATGAATGGCCCTGACCTTGACAAGGTCAAG GAGGCTTTGCTGGTGGCCACGAAGAGCCTGCCATCGGGGACATTGATCAACATTGCTGGCTTTGGAGCTGAGATCAAGCCACTCTTCCCATCTAGCCGCATCTGCAGCAAT gagaCACTGCGGTGTGCCTGCAAGCACCTCGGCGGGCTGCGGGCAGACTTGGGTGGTACCAACCTActggcagctctgggctgggtgctggcacaGCCCCTCCACCATGGCTACCCCCGCCAGCTCTTCCTCTTCACTGGTGCAGCAGTgggcagcacaggcaggatTCTCCGGCTGCTGCGCAGGCAGGCCAGCACTGTCAG ATGCTTCAGCTTTGGCATGGGGCTGCAGGCATGCCGGAGGCTGCTGAAGGGTATGGCCAAGGTGAGCCGGGGCCGTGCTGAGTTCCTGAGCCCAGCTGAGAGGCTGCAGCCCAAG CTGATCAAGTCTCTGAAAAAGGCGATCGAGCCAGCCATCAGCGACATCACCATCGACTGGTATGTCCCTGACAGCATGGAGGCTCTGCTCTCACCCACTGAGCTCCCGGCCCTCTACCCTGGCGACCGCCTCGTCAGCTACTGCGTCCTCTACAGCATCGCCCACTTCCGTGACAGGCGCCCACCG GGCCGGGATGGGGTCCACCGGGGCTCAGCCTTCCATGAGGAGGTGCCCAGTGCCAGGGAGAGCCACCGGCCACCCCGGAGCACCCTGGAATTGGGGGATGTCTCCATGGAGCTCTCAGCTGGGGGCACAGAGGTGTCAGAGCGCA GTACAGATCCTGTTTCAGGAGGAGACATCTGGAAGCGGATTTACCATCCTTCCTACATCCAGGAGCAGTATGTCCTGACCCACTGCTCTGTCAGCACTGACCGCAGCCGTGGGCTGCTCTCCCACAGCTCCACCAGCAGCGAGTCCACTGGCTCCCGTGATATGGCCCCCGAGGGTGGCTCCTTGGCCCCCAGTGCTGATGCCACTTCCCAGCAGGGTCAGAAGAGCCTGTCCCTCTGCGAGTCCTCCACCAAATCTGCCCCGCTGCCTTCTGCCCAGGCTGGCCCCAAG GTGACAGTGTCCCTGAGCACAGATGAGCTGACACGGCGGAAGAAGGCGCTGGCACGCACCGCCCTAGCTGGCCGCAGCTTTTCCTCCCCACATGGGGAGCTGGATGCTCACCGGCTCTGCCAGGCCCTGGAGAAGGTGTCACAGAAGAGGAACCAGTCCCTGGAGGGCCAGCTGGACAAGCTGGGACCCcagacacagcagctgcagctcagcactgtGGAATCAA ATAACCTCCTCTCGCCCACCCACCTGGACTGGGACATGCTGGTGGAGCCTTCCTACCTCTTCAGTGCCTCTCCAGCACCCGAGCCGAGGGAGCCCAGCCCAGGCAATGCCAGCCTGCCCCTGTGCTGCCAGGTGGTGATCCATGCACTGCGAGCTGGCAAGCCAGTGTCCTGGGAAGTAACAGCCTCACTGGAGCCACTACTGCAGCCACCgaaggggctgggcagggaagaCCCTCCACGGCAGGTGGCCAAGGCCTGGGATAAGCCACTGCACCACCTGGCAGCGCGTTCCATCATCCGGGACAACGAGAATGCAGCGCAGCGTGAAGCCGAGCTGgagcagg GGTTTGCCCGCAGGTTTCGGCTGAAAGCCATGCAAACCAGCAAAGCCTGCAACGTGCCTTCCCTCTACACCCGCCTGGTGCCTGTGGATGGCGCCacacaggcagctctgcccGCAGCCCCTGAGGTGTGGGGCACAG CAGGCTTGGCCAGCCGGGCACAAGCTGTcatggcagggagctggcacCACAGGAGCTCCTCCACGGGTCTGGGCCAGCAACGAgatgcagaggagcaggatgaggctgtCGTTGCTGCAG TGCGAGATGGGACCCCTGGGTCTCCAGCCAGTGCCTCCTCCCCTACCtacagctgggaaaagcagaactgCATCAACG GGCCTCCAACCAACCCCTCCACCACCTCTATGGGCTCCCAGAAATCCACAGAGAGCCTCGCTGGCTCCAG GTTCAGCCTGAGCAGGCGCAGGGGTCCTAGCCTGGCCCTGCGCCCGCAGTGCCTCAGCCCAGGGAGTGAACGCTCCAGTGACCATGTCAGCCACGACTACCTCCCACTG GTGCAGCTGCAGCAAGCCCGGGGACCATTCCAGCTCACTGAGAGCTTCTCTGAAGTGGTGCAGATCACCCTGGATCGCCTGCGCCGGGCATCCCCCTATGCTTCCCACCGTGCCAGCCTCAGCCCCACATCCccaggagccaggagcagccctgaggcAGGGCCAGGGGATGAGGAGGGTGAGGAGCCAGTTGCAGTCCCCCAGACCAGCTCTCCCCCATCCCGGAGCACTTGCTCTGAGGTGCCCAGTACAGGGGTGTGGGCGCAGGCAGACAGCGGGCACGGCTCTGAGTCTGACACTGGCCCCCACTCATCTGCCCCATCCGAGGCTGGTGTGAGCTGGCAGGAACCAGGGCCAGAGGACCTGGAGAGTGCCAGCTGGGCCACAGCAGTGGCCCTGGCGTGGCTGGAGCACCGCTGTGCCGGCTTCTTTGAGGAGTGGGAGCTGGTGGCAGCCAAGGCAGACGCgtggctgcaggcacagcagctgCCCGAGGGGATGGACGTGGGCTGCCTCAAAGGGGCAGCCAGGCACTTGTTCCTGCTGCTGCGCCACTGGGATGAGAACATCAAGCTGAACATGCTGTGCTACAACCCCAACAACGTCTGA